A DNA window from Thermococcus sp. 4557 contains the following coding sequences:
- a CDS encoding helix-turn-helix domain-containing protein, whose protein sequence is MKRLKIAIPYEGELFAGLEWFLEAIEWAYGDTYFTIDTDVVKLVEIKFKDGVNPEEILERLRVLPHVKDVRAFPRNGGYLLYIRASFEPQREQADRLFELQKKGLVIFESGTFVGGESVLSVLCEEGLVGKVIRTFRETYGARVISVEEAETEKNPLSKLTKRQAEVLLLAYKSGYFDEPRKVTLRELAEMLNLSPSTVKEHLRKGLKAMLGELLE, encoded by the coding sequence ATGAAGCGCCTGAAAATCGCAATACCCTACGAAGGGGAGCTCTTCGCTGGCCTTGAATGGTTCCTCGAAGCGATAGAATGGGCCTATGGGGACACGTACTTCACCATAGACACCGACGTCGTTAAGTTGGTGGAGATCAAGTTCAAAGATGGCGTGAACCCGGAGGAGATACTTGAAAGGCTGAGGGTTCTTCCCCATGTGAAGGACGTTAGGGCCTTTCCCCGGAATGGGGGGTATCTGCTCTACATTCGCGCTTCCTTTGAACCCCAAAGGGAGCAGGCCGATAGGCTCTTCGAACTCCAGAAGAAGGGCCTCGTTATTTTTGAGAGTGGAACTTTCGTCGGGGGCGAGAGCGTCCTCTCGGTCCTCTGCGAGGAGGGACTCGTTGGGAAAGTGATAAGGACATTCCGGGAAACCTACGGCGCAAGAGTTATCAGCGTTGAGGAAGCGGAAACGGAGAAAAACCCCCTCTCAAAGCTTACGAAGAGACAGGCCGAGGTTCTTCTTCTCGCCTACAAGAGCGGCTACTTTGACGAGCCTCGGAAGGTCACCCTGCGCGAGCTGGCGGAGATGCTGAACCTCAGCCCCTCGACCGTGAAGGAGCACCTGAGAAAGGGGTTGAAGGCAATGCTCGGTGAATTGCTGGAGTAA
- a CDS encoding class I SAM-dependent methyltransferase, which translates to MKKNVMEEFFNVEAPHYLNEPFTKNTEEEVNFILSELKLPKGSRILDIGCGVGRHSIELAKRGYRVTGIDISEGMLAEGRKRAEKEGVNVEFIRADATKFQRRREFDAAICLCEGAFSILSHGDNPIEHDLAILRNVYESLKPGGRFILTALSALGRLKNATDKDIESGLFDPDSMTFLEELTAPNGERFTIRERVYTPTELKLMLMMVGFEVEAVWGGTAGRWGKRKVDFEDIEIMVIARKPG; encoded by the coding sequence ATGAAAAAGAACGTCATGGAAGAATTTTTCAACGTGGAGGCTCCGCACTACCTGAACGAGCCGTTTACGAAGAACACAGAGGAGGAAGTTAACTTCATACTGAGCGAGCTCAAACTTCCGAAGGGCTCGAGGATTCTGGACATTGGGTGCGGTGTCGGCAGGCACTCCATAGAGCTCGCGAAGAGGGGATACCGGGTCACGGGAATAGACATTTCGGAGGGAATGCTCGCGGAGGGCCGAAAGAGGGCCGAGAAGGAGGGGGTAAACGTCGAGTTCATCAGGGCGGACGCCACGAAATTCCAGCGTAGAAGGGAGTTCGACGCGGCCATCTGCCTCTGTGAAGGTGCTTTTTCAATTCTCAGCCACGGGGATAACCCGATAGAGCACGACCTCGCCATACTGAGGAACGTCTACGAGTCCCTGAAGCCGGGTGGAAGATTCATATTAACGGCCCTCAGCGCCCTCGGGAGGCTCAAGAACGCCACGGACAAGGACATAGAGAGCGGGCTCTTCGATCCGGACTCGATGACGTTCCTTGAGGAACTAACCGCACCGAACGGGGAGCGGTTCACAATACGAGAGCGCGTCTACACCCCAACCGAGCTCAAACTGATGCTCATGATGGTCGGCTTTGAAGTCGAGGCAGTCTGGGGAGGCACGGCCGGAAGGTGGGGCAAGAGGAAGGTGGACTTTGAGGACATCGAGATAATGGTCATCGCAAGAAAGCCGGGATGA
- a CDS encoding ABC transporter ATP-binding protein, giving the protein MPVIEVANVKKYYGEVRGVEGLSFSVEKGEIYGFLGPNGAGKTTTVKILVKILRDYEGTVKILGKDLREWGKEYYNKIGVSFEFPAVYSKLTARENLGFFASFYRKHLDPTEVLKMVGLEEKADELVSGFSKGMKKKLDLARALLPDPEILFLDEPLEGLDPASARRIKDLLLEMRESGKTVFLTTHNMYVADELCDRVAFIVDGSIRLVDNPGELKVKMGKRLVKVEYVANGSVAVKEFPLEGIGRNEEFLRVIREHEVRRINTEEPTLEEIFLKVTGRRLV; this is encoded by the coding sequence ATGCCCGTCATAGAGGTTGCGAACGTTAAGAAGTATTATGGCGAAGTCAGGGGCGTTGAGGGGCTGAGCTTCTCGGTCGAGAAGGGCGAAATCTACGGCTTCCTTGGGCCGAACGGGGCTGGCAAGACCACGACGGTCAAAATCCTGGTGAAAATCCTGAGGGACTACGAAGGGACCGTAAAAATCCTAGGAAAAGACCTCAGGGAATGGGGTAAGGAGTACTACAACAAAATCGGCGTCTCCTTTGAGTTCCCGGCCGTTTATTCGAAGCTCACCGCCAGGGAAAACCTCGGGTTCTTCGCGAGTTTCTACAGAAAGCACCTCGACCCCACTGAAGTGCTCAAGATGGTCGGCCTGGAGGAGAAGGCGGACGAACTCGTTAGTGGCTTTTCAAAGGGGATGAAGAAGAAGCTCGACCTCGCGAGGGCTTTACTGCCGGATCCGGAAATACTCTTCCTTGACGAGCCGCTCGAAGGCCTCGACCCGGCGAGCGCGAGGAGGATAAAAGACCTGCTCCTGGAGATGCGCGAAAGCGGGAAGACGGTCTTCCTGACCACCCACAACATGTACGTGGCCGATGAGCTCTGCGACAGGGTCGCCTTCATCGTGGACGGCTCCATAAGGCTGGTGGACAATCCCGGCGAGCTGAAGGTGAAGATGGGCAAGCGGCTCGTTAAGGTGGAATACGTCGCCAACGGCAGTGTTGCCGTGAAGGAGTTCCCGCTCGAAGGAATAGGCCGGAACGAGGAGTTCCTTAGGGTCATTAGGGAGCACGAAGTCAGGAGAATAAACACCGAAGAGCCTACCCTGGAGGAGATATTCCTAAAGGTGACGGGGAGGAGGCTCGTATGA
- a CDS encoding membrane protein has translation MRNIVRTNIVLGVRSYVYPIYLLVALAYGLMLLAFPERYLPTMVPIFLLFEPGLVGFMFVGTEIFAEKKDGAIGTLAVTPIDWRSYILAKTLLLSLLSVIGAVLIMAIGTRSLNGLPYVVVGTFLVSIVYTLLGIAVSAKYRDLDDYFIPILGVMVVSLLPFAHYHGYLTGEVWKVLYAVPSYPAIYFFKAPFEEITRKTLAYSAAALLAWSGIAYQLAKIRFYRYAVEGLR, from the coding sequence ATGAGGAACATCGTCAGAACGAACATTGTTCTCGGGGTGAGGAGCTACGTCTACCCTATATACCTGCTCGTGGCCTTAGCTTATGGCCTCATGCTCCTTGCCTTCCCGGAGCGCTACCTCCCGACGATGGTGCCGATCTTCCTCCTCTTCGAGCCGGGGCTCGTTGGCTTCATGTTCGTTGGCACGGAGATATTCGCCGAAAAGAAGGACGGCGCGATAGGCACTCTGGCGGTCACGCCGATAGACTGGAGGAGCTACATCTTAGCTAAAACACTCCTCCTGAGCCTGCTCTCAGTCATCGGGGCGGTGCTCATAATGGCGATAGGCACCCGCTCCCTCAACGGGCTTCCGTATGTGGTTGTTGGGACCTTTCTCGTCTCCATAGTTTACACGCTCCTTGGAATAGCGGTCTCGGCCAAATACCGCGACCTCGACGACTACTTCATCCCTATACTGGGGGTTATGGTGGTCTCGCTCCTGCCCTTCGCGCACTACCACGGCTATCTGACGGGTGAAGTCTGGAAGGTCCTCTATGCAGTCCCGAGCTATCCAGCGATATACTTCTTCAAGGCGCCCTTCGAGGAGATAACGAGGAAAACGCTGGCCTATTCAGCGGCGGCCCTGCTCGCCTGGTCTGGAATAGCCTATCAGCTCGCTAAAATCCGCTTTTACAGGTATGCGGTGGAGGGATTGAGATGA
- a CDS encoding ABC transporter permease: protein MSFVRKFASIYKTDLKLLRRDPMLVYSVAMTLVLLLIVRYFKDRIGVYYPLLALLMMLFIPMIFGMVPGFMMADEKEDKTIQALQVIPISSEAFLAYRLTGASVVTVVMTGLAPTILDIEISRNGLLALMVLFVLEVWIYGLLITVFSESRMQALTASKVLGWLLMLPPLIKLVVEWRDLSTDWSKFTAFLPTYWLYRVFEGITLNDYGDFPTAVVVHLTWLVPLVVLFRRRVL from the coding sequence ATGAGCTTTGTGAGAAAGTTCGCTTCCATCTACAAGACCGACCTTAAGCTCCTCCGCAGGGACCCCATGCTGGTCTATTCCGTGGCAATGACCCTTGTGCTCCTCCTTATTGTCCGGTACTTCAAAGACCGCATTGGAGTTTACTACCCGCTGCTCGCCCTGCTGATGATGCTGTTCATCCCCATGATATTCGGCATGGTGCCCGGTTTCATGATGGCGGACGAGAAGGAGGACAAAACCATACAGGCCCTTCAGGTGATTCCCATCTCAAGCGAGGCCTTCCTCGCCTACAGGCTTACGGGGGCCTCTGTGGTTACGGTGGTAATGACCGGCCTCGCACCCACAATCCTCGACATTGAAATCTCGCGGAACGGCCTGCTGGCGCTCATGGTGCTCTTCGTGCTCGAGGTCTGGATTTACGGACTGCTCATCACGGTGTTCTCGGAGTCGAGGATGCAGGCACTGACTGCATCAAAAGTCCTGGGCTGGCTCCTCATGCTACCGCCGCTGATAAAGCTGGTCGTGGAGTGGAGGGACCTCTCAACCGACTGGAGCAAGTTCACAGCTTTCCTCCCCACCTACTGGCTCTACAGGGTCTTCGAGGGGATAACCCTCAACGATTACGGTGACTTTCCGACCGCTGTGGTTGTGCATCTGACCTGGCTCGTCCCGCTGGTGGTGCTCTTCAGGAGAAGGGTGCTTTAG
- a CDS encoding peroxiredoxin: MVVIGEKFPEVEVNTTHGRIKLPDYFTEKGKWFVLFSHPADFTPVCTTEFYAMQKRAEEFRKLGVEPIGLSVDQVFSHLKWMEWIKENLGEEITFPVIADDRGDLAETLGMIPSGATITARAVFIVDDKGVIRAIVYYPAEVGRDWDEILRLVKALKTSTEKGVALPHKWPNNELIGDRAIVPPAGTVDAIKEREEAKAKGEIECYDWWFCHKKLE, from the coding sequence ATGGTAGTGATAGGAGAAAAGTTCCCGGAAGTTGAGGTCAACACCACCCACGGCAGGATAAAGCTGCCCGACTACTTCACTGAGAAGGGCAAGTGGTTCGTTCTCTTCAGTCACCCGGCCGACTTCACCCCGGTCTGTACGACCGAGTTCTACGCAATGCAGAAACGCGCCGAGGAGTTCAGGAAGCTCGGCGTTGAGCCGATCGGGCTGAGCGTTGACCAGGTCTTCAGCCACCTGAAGTGGATGGAGTGGATCAAGGAGAACCTCGGTGAGGAGATAACCTTCCCGGTTATAGCGGACGACCGCGGTGACCTCGCCGAGACCCTCGGCATGATCCCGAGCGGTGCCACGATAACCGCCAGGGCGGTCTTCATCGTCGATGACAAGGGCGTCATTCGCGCGATAGTCTACTACCCGGCTGAGGTCGGTAGGGACTGGGACGAGATACTCAGGCTCGTCAAGGCCCTCAAGACCAGCACCGAGAAGGGCGTTGCCCTGCCGCACAAGTGGCCCAACAACGAGCTCATCGGCGACCGCGCCATCGTTCCGCCGGCCGGAACCGTCGACGCCATCAAGGAGCGCGAGGAGGCCAAGGCCAAGGGCGAGATCGAGTGCTACGACTGGTGGTTCTGCCACAAGAAGCTTGAGTGA